One Candidatus Peregrinibacteria bacterium DNA segment encodes these proteins:
- a CDS encoding S-layer homology domain-containing protein: MGKVRLLLATANRRHWLGILSLLATSVFTVSIGGGDNYLSSVSSTVKQDPFDGTVMPIQKVPDWSNLSSGQNALIYSELPSSKFLALPEYDNDVLTVPLEGLSWSDKDKKIRNAQITYSVPYAGNYELNSCGEDCGSHPAVDIKTLKDTPIYAIANGVVETASSSGSWGNYVVIRHSGVPNPDSPSQTTTLFSTYAHLDQIFVSEGSKINKGEILGEVGDTGTATTFHLHFQIDNDSAPWHPYWPFTSAQASAAGYDFWDAVNYGVGQDNLYAYTENPMEFVQEHLDSEATFDDEPEVKPDEEDEVQEEDPEEPKEEEPQAAPEQIQGEDFSRLLIQVPSLIEVGEQETVHLYLLDEEGEVVEDDATFEGTVNVSLSDSSVASLNRSSLDRYAFDDGEATVKVYGDRKGKVSVSAHFGGISVDSSDIELLAEEGDFDHFSIVHDGTFVPGKNEIIQVQALDKDGNRVVNFEEYGTIEISLLQGDGTLEPDQVRNEDFDRGVAEIRFVGKSSESVILQFKHGLKTGVSEVLTARLFNDFSEDDDFYEAVNYLYRQGTIQGYPDGTFQASRTVSRVEALKFIFSGLEEPVSSKLKVTFSDTQKGEWYYPYLATAHSLGVVEGYSDGSFKPTQGVNRVEFLKMLFNVLDVNVDPAVVENPYEDVNKLSWYAPYVAYAKEKNIFPLEGSTFEPAEPMSRAEVAEVIYRFITVLDNGENAYSPLNKPSDY; this comes from the coding sequence ATGGGAAAAGTCCGCCTACTCTTAGCCACCGCAAATCGCCGTCATTGGCTGGGAATTTTGTCTTTGCTCGCCACTTCGGTTTTTACCGTGAGTATTGGCGGCGGAGACAATTATCTCAGCTCTGTGAGCAGCACGGTGAAGCAAGATCCTTTTGATGGCACAGTGATGCCCATACAAAAAGTGCCCGATTGGAGCAATCTTTCTAGCGGGCAAAATGCGCTGATTTATTCTGAACTTCCTTCCTCCAAGTTTTTGGCTCTTCCAGAGTATGACAATGACGTTTTGACTGTGCCTTTGGAAGGTTTGAGTTGGTCTGACAAAGATAAGAAAATTCGCAATGCACAAATCACCTATTCGGTGCCTTATGCCGGGAACTATGAGCTCAATTCGTGTGGAGAAGACTGTGGAAGTCATCCCGCCGTGGACATCAAAACTCTTAAGGACACTCCGATTTATGCCATTGCCAATGGAGTGGTTGAGACGGCCAGTAGCTCCGGCAGTTGGGGGAATTATGTGGTGATTCGACACAGCGGTGTACCCAATCCCGACAGTCCCAGCCAGACCACCACGCTTTTTTCGACCTATGCTCACTTGGATCAAATTTTTGTGAGTGAAGGCAGTAAAATCAATAAAGGGGAGATTTTAGGAGAAGTGGGAGATACCGGAACGGCAACCACTTTTCATTTGCATTTTCAAATCGACAACGACTCTGCCCCTTGGCACCCTTACTGGCCTTTCACCAGTGCGCAGGCCAGTGCGGCTGGCTATGATTTTTGGGATGCGGTGAACTATGGAGTGGGGCAAGACAATCTTTATGCGTATACAGAAAATCCGATGGAATTCGTTCAAGAGCACTTGGACTCTGAGGCGACTTTTGACGACGAACCCGAAGTGAAGCCAGACGAAGAGGATGAGGTGCAAGAGGAAGACCCTGAAGAACCCAAAGAAGAAGAGCCGCAGGCTGCCCCAGAACAAATCCAAGGGGAAGATTTTTCTCGTTTGCTGATTCAAGTGCCTTCTTTGATTGAAGTGGGTGAGCAAGAAACCGTGCACCTCTATTTGCTCGATGAAGAAGGAGAAGTCGTTGAAGACGACGCGACTTTTGAGGGAACGGTGAATGTGAGCCTCTCAGACAGCTCCGTGGCTTCTTTGAATCGCAGCAGTTTGGATCGCTATGCCTTTGATGATGGTGAGGCCACCGTGAAAGTGTATGGAGATCGCAAGGGCAAAGTGAGCGTGAGTGCACATTTTGGAGGCATAAGTGTGGACTCTTCGGACATAGAATTGCTGGCTGAAGAAGGGGATTTTGACCACTTTTCCATTGTTCACGACGGAACTTTTGTACCCGGTAAAAATGAAATCATCCAAGTTCAAGCTTTGGATAAAGATGGAAACCGAGTGGTGAATTTTGAAGAATATGGAACCATTGAGATTTCTTTGCTCCAAGGAGATGGGACGCTGGAACCCGACCAGGTGCGCAATGAAGATTTTGATCGCGGCGTTGCGGAAATTCGTTTTGTCGGGAAATCGAGCGAAAGCGTGATTCTTCAGTTCAAACATGGACTTAAAACCGGCGTTTCTGAAGTATTGACAGCTCGTCTTTTCAATGATTTTTCAGAAGACGATGATTTTTATGAAGCCGTGAATTATTTGTACCGTCAGGGAACCATTCAGGGCTACCCCGATGGCACTTTTCAAGCCAGCCGCACGGTTTCGCGAGTGGAGGCTTTGAAGTTTATTTTCTCGGGCTTGGAAGAACCTGTCAGTTCTAAATTGAAGGTTACTTTCTCAGACACTCAAAAAGGAGAATGGTATTACCCCTACCTCGCGACTGCCCATTCTTTGGGCGTGGTGGAAGGATATTCGGATGGAAGTTTTAAACCCACTCAAGGGGTGAATCGCGTGGAATTCCTTAAAATGCTCTTCAATGTGCTGGATGTGAATGTCGATCCTGCCGTTGTAGAAAATCCTTATGAAGATGTGAACAAGCTCTCTTGGTATGCTCCTTATGTGGCTTATGCCAAAGAAAAAAACATCTTCCCCTTAGAAGGATCCACTTTTGAACCTGCTGAGCCCATGAGCCGTGCAGAGGTTGCCGAAGTCATTTATCGCTTCATCACGGTTTTGGACAATGGTGAAAATGCTTATTCCCCTTTGAATAAGCCGAGTGATTATTAG
- the tsaE gene encoding tRNA (adenosine(37)-N6)-threonylcarbamoyltransferase complex ATPase subunit type 1 TsaE, whose amino-acid sequence MLQRTHSPEETKALARQWIAAHPTIKLWFLKGDLGAGKTCFVKGIATFFGSPENQVKSPTFSFIEVHDNWVHVDLYRLQEEDVFLNQELEEHLQAGRTLFIEWPQRLLSWQNRPHAEIQFTHQGETERELKLTLLS is encoded by the coding sequence ATGCTACAAAGGACCCACAGTCCCGAAGAAACCAAAGCCCTGGCTCGGCAGTGGATCGCGGCTCACCCCACAATAAAGCTTTGGTTTTTAAAAGGGGACTTGGGGGCGGGCAAAACCTGCTTTGTAAAAGGCATCGCTACTTTTTTTGGAAGCCCAGAAAATCAGGTTAAAAGCCCCACGTTTTCTTTCATTGAAGTGCACGACAACTGGGTGCATGTGGATCTTTATCGTTTACAGGAAGAAGACGTTTTCTTAAACCAAGAATTGGAAGAGCATCTGCAAGCCGGGCGCACATTGTTCATTGAATGGCCTCAGCGCCTACTCAGTTGGCAAAATCGTCCGCATGCCGAAATTCAATTCACTCATCAAGGCGAAACGGAGCGGGAATTGAAGCTCACTCTTCTTTCTTAA
- a CDS encoding peptidoglycan-binding protein → MKFKRSSALLYIAAVLALQVCPGVLEATAQATEVPPPPADQPDYTVQTFIITAYYSPLPGQEYYVTGSYEGDIRLNGNGTNGADGTPVFPGMIAAPKTYAFGTKMYIPGIGLTSVHDRGGAIVTAGNRGNGYDRLDVWMGKGDEGLRDALGWGKRTVEVYVYGMNEELEELVYFDAYSSVENLATQIFLSPLEFPDDLYFGKSSESIRKMQTHLKEWGYLNMEPDGFYGASTAEAIYAFQLDFGIVAGPDELGAGHFGIKTRRQFDALIKNPEQGANLLEEKQGENLLMKHHDLYEQKILFSNALGLGDSGESVTLLQEELNRLGYLRLAATGYFGESTEHALFKFQQAQGLVATKSDAGAGYLGPQTRSLLNAIVEARYSAKMQFAYQREEISTGRKTLSLPNERIAALKKEE, encoded by the coding sequence ATGAAGTTCAAACGAAGCTCTGCACTGCTCTATATAGCTGCTGTACTCGCCCTGCAAGTTTGCCCGGGCGTTTTGGAAGCGACTGCTCAGGCTACCGAAGTGCCTCCTCCACCTGCAGATCAACCGGATTACACCGTGCAAACCTTCATCATTACGGCTTATTACTCGCCTTTACCGGGTCAGGAATATTATGTGACGGGCTCCTATGAAGGTGATATTCGCCTCAATGGAAATGGAACCAACGGAGCGGATGGAACTCCGGTTTTCCCAGGAATGATTGCCGCACCTAAAACTTATGCTTTTGGAACGAAAATGTATATTCCCGGCATTGGTCTGACCTCTGTGCACGATCGAGGAGGGGCTATTGTGACGGCTGGGAACCGAGGGAACGGTTATGACCGCCTGGATGTTTGGATGGGAAAGGGCGACGAAGGCCTTAGAGACGCCCTGGGTTGGGGGAAACGCACTGTGGAAGTCTATGTTTATGGAATGAATGAAGAATTGGAGGAACTGGTCTATTTTGACGCCTATTCCAGTGTTGAAAACTTGGCCACTCAAATCTTCTTAAGCCCTTTGGAATTCCCCGATGATCTTTATTTTGGAAAAAGCAGTGAATCCATTCGAAAGATGCAAACTCATTTAAAAGAGTGGGGTTATTTGAACATGGAACCAGATGGATTTTATGGCGCATCCACGGCTGAGGCCATTTATGCCTTTCAATTGGATTTTGGGATCGTCGCGGGCCCCGATGAACTGGGTGCCGGCCATTTTGGCATCAAGACCCGTCGCCAATTTGATGCTTTGATCAAAAATCCTGAACAAGGCGCGAATCTTTTGGAAGAAAAACAAGGAGAGAATCTGCTCATGAAACATCATGATTTGTATGAGCAAAAAATCCTCTTTTCGAATGCGCTGGGCTTGGGAGATTCTGGAGAAAGTGTGACTTTGCTTCAGGAAGAATTGAATCGCTTGGGCTATTTACGCCTAGCTGCCACCGGCTATTTTGGGGAAAGCACCGAACATGCCCTCTTTAAATTTCAACAAGCTCAAGGTTTAGTGGCGACTAAAAGTGATGCGGGTGCTGGTTATTTGGGGCCTCAAACGCGAAGCCTTTTGAATGCTATTGTTGAGGCTCGTTACTCGGCTAAAATGCAGTTTGCTTATCAACGCGAAGAAATTTCCACTGGACGAAAGACGCTCTCTTTGCCGAATGAAAGGATAGCCGCGCTTAAGAAAGAAGAGTGA
- a CDS encoding type IV secretion system DNA-binding domain-containing protein, producing MIYAFIVFLVLVTLWGTLWWLHHHADHRRSLNMTFLKIRIPKKESKEDRESESDSMGANRDFKDTAGIMKQFFEALAAIDDSTWRYHFFGNDFLSCEYVARNNLIDFYLVVPRPLIVLVEKQITSFFPDSYVEEESDYNLFQKGSKVAAAYLCLAKHYPFPIRTYQRMTADPLNNMTNVLSKLEPQESAAIQLMLRPLKNGWQKKGREEAKNILEGKHGGFFHSLNPFVWFGDMLSILFRGEAVAGHDSPNRSTPMVDEQVKAIEEKNTQIGYEAVLRLIAVSDSHHKAEALLSSMKGAFAQYSTTDNNAFHHKENYIGPIVQRFLMRDMRKPFHVHKMILCPEEIVSVFHLPNIRYNKAPTINWQNYKIAPVPANVPKEGILLGHNIYRGVSTEIHMKNEDRFRHFYVIGQTGTGKSSILQVMIRQDFKNGKGCAIIDPHGQLIDDILPFIPRERADDVIYFNPADLERPMGLNLLEAESPEERDMVALDAMNIMIKLFDEEIFGPRIQDYFRNGCLTLMEYKDGGCLTDMVRLFTDDDFQYERTKDLKNPIVKSFWEQQMAKTGAREKQEMIPYFAAKFGQFVTNGLMRNIIGQTRSAFDFAEIMNKGKILLMNLSKGETGDINSKLLGMIIVSKLQVAALRRQRLPKEERRDFFLYIDEFQNYVTDSIEVILSEARKYRLGLVMAHQYLAQLEQDKGKKGANLKDAIFGNVGSMMAYKIGAQDAEYMAKEMAPVFSDQDLINIDKFKAVMKLSIDTQPSKPFSIIPVNPYLEKGDAEAAEAYKQLSRLKFGRDKEFVEREIFRRLGTLV from the coding sequence ATGATCTACGCCTTCATTGTTTTCCTTGTACTCGTGACTCTTTGGGGCACCCTGTGGTGGCTGCACCATCATGCTGACCACCGCCGATCTTTGAATATGACTTTTTTAAAGATTCGTATTCCAAAGAAAGAATCTAAAGAGGATCGTGAAAGTGAGTCGGACTCCATGGGTGCGAATCGAGATTTTAAGGATACGGCGGGTATTATGAAGCAGTTTTTTGAGGCTTTGGCGGCGATTGATGACTCCACTTGGCGCTATCATTTTTTTGGAAACGATTTTCTTTCTTGTGAATATGTAGCACGAAACAATTTGATTGATTTTTATCTTGTGGTGCCCCGTCCGCTCATTGTGCTCGTGGAAAAGCAAATCACTTCATTTTTCCCTGACAGTTATGTGGAAGAAGAATCGGATTACAATCTGTTTCAAAAGGGCTCCAAGGTGGCGGCTGCTTACTTGTGTTTGGCTAAGCATTACCCCTTCCCCATCCGCACTTATCAGCGCATGACGGCGGACCCTCTCAATAACATGACCAATGTGCTTTCCAAGCTGGAACCTCAAGAAAGTGCCGCCATTCAACTCATGCTTCGTCCACTTAAAAATGGCTGGCAAAAAAAGGGCCGTGAAGAAGCTAAAAATATTTTAGAGGGCAAGCATGGTGGTTTCTTTCATTCTCTCAATCCTTTTGTTTGGTTCGGAGACATGCTCAGCATTCTATTTAGAGGGGAAGCTGTGGCCGGTCACGACAGCCCCAATCGCTCCACGCCGATGGTGGATGAACAGGTGAAGGCGATTGAAGAGAAGAACACTCAAATCGGTTATGAAGCGGTGCTGCGCCTGATTGCCGTTTCCGATTCCCATCATAAGGCGGAGGCTCTGCTTTCGAGCATGAAAGGGGCCTTTGCTCAGTACAGCACCACCGACAACAATGCTTTTCATCATAAAGAAAATTACATTGGCCCCATTGTGCAGCGTTTTTTGATGCGAGACATGCGCAAACCTTTTCATGTGCATAAGATGATTTTGTGTCCGGAAGAAATCGTCAGCGTGTTTCATTTGCCCAATATTCGTTACAATAAAGCACCCACCATCAATTGGCAGAATTATAAGATTGCCCCTGTGCCTGCCAACGTTCCTAAAGAAGGGATTTTATTGGGTCACAACATCTATCGTGGAGTGAGCACCGAAATTCACATGAAGAATGAAGATCGCTTTCGTCACTTTTACGTGATTGGACAAACAGGTACTGGTAAATCTTCGATTTTGCAGGTGATGATTCGCCAAGATTTTAAGAATGGAAAAGGCTGCGCCATCATTGATCCGCATGGGCAGCTCATTGATGACATTTTACCTTTCATTCCTCGTGAGCGTGCCGATGATGTGATCTATTTCAATCCAGCCGATTTGGAGCGACCGATGGGCCTCAACTTGCTTGAAGCAGAAAGCCCGGAAGAGCGCGACATGGTGGCACTGGATGCGATGAATATTATGATCAAACTTTTTGACGAAGAGATTTTTGGCCCTCGTATTCAGGATTATTTCCGCAACGGCTGTCTCACGTTGATGGAATATAAAGACGGAGGCTGTCTCACCGACATGGTGCGTCTCTTTACCGATGACGACTTTCAATACGAACGCACCAAAGATTTGAAAAACCCCATTGTGAAATCGTTCTGGGAGCAGCAAATGGCCAAGACCGGTGCTCGTGAAAAGCAAGAAATGATTCCCTATTTTGCGGCCAAATTCGGTCAATTCGTGACCAATGGATTGATGCGCAATATTATTGGTCAAACCCGCAGTGCCTTCGATTTTGCTGAAATCATGAATAAGGGCAAAATTTTGCTCATGAATCTGTCCAAAGGGGAAACCGGAGACATCAACAGTAAACTGCTCGGTATGATCATTGTGTCCAAATTACAGGTGGCTGCCTTGCGTCGTCAGCGCTTGCCCAAAGAGGAGCGTCGCGACTTCTTTCTTTACATCGATGAGTTCCAAAACTATGTGACCGACTCTATTGAAGTGATTTTATCTGAAGCGCGTAAATACCGCCTGGGGCTTGTGATGGCCCATCAGTATCTGGCTCAGTTGGAGCAAGACAAGGGCAAGAAGGGCGCAAACCTTAAAGATGCCATCTTCGGTAACGTGGGGAGCATGATGGCTTATAAAATTGGCGCCCAGGATGCCGAGTACATGGCCAAAGAAATGGCCCCGGTCTTCAGCGATCAAGACTTGATCAACATAGATAAATTCAAGGCTGTGATGAAACTTTCCATCGATACTCAGCCTTCAAAGCCGTTCAGTATTATTCCTGTGAACCCTTATTTGGAGAAAGGCGATGCCGAGGCCGCCGAGGCTTACAAGCAACTCTCTCGCCTAAAATTTGGGCGCGATAAGGAATTTGTGGAACGTGAAATCTTTAGAAGATTGGGGACTTTGGTTTAG
- the aspS gene encoding aspartate--tRNA ligase, producing MYRTHTCGELRKDHEGQTLTLSGWVHRRRDHGDLVFIDLRDRYGLTQVVFDPSTAPEAHAAVNSVRSEYVLKVTGTVRPRPTGQTNAEFATGAIEVLATELTILNKAKTPPFEIDQNKEVNEETRLKYRYLDLRKERMKNNLVFRHKFIKRLRDLMDERGFCEVETPMLMKGTPEGSREFIVPARLYPGTFYVLPQSPQQLKQLLMVSGMDRYFQIARCFRDEDSRGDRQPEFTQMDLEMSFVEEEDVISLNEAVLTQLLTELVPEKKIMQSPFPRLTWKEAMSRFGTDKPDMRFGMEIVDVSDLVKDCGFQVFTGALANGGVVKCLRAPKGAEFSRKMIDDLTEIAKVYGAKGLAYITLEEEGIKGPITKFFKEEELAALVDRCGAQKGDIVFFAADEFEIACNALGYVRLACGDHFQLRDPNVLALLWVVDFPLFEYSKEENRLASAHHPFTSPKLEMLDMLDTDPKNVLAKAYDIAMNGSEIGGGSIRIHSPEVQKKIFQVLGIEEVEIERRFGHLLEAFSYGAPPHGGIAWGLDRILMLLRDEPNIREVISFPKDSKAKDLRTGAPSSLPEAAVREMHIKILEK from the coding sequence ATGTACAGAACACACACTTGCGGTGAACTCCGAAAAGATCATGAAGGTCAAACCCTCACGTTGAGCGGTTGGGTGCATCGCCGCCGAGATCACGGAGATTTGGTTTTTATTGATCTGCGCGATCGCTACGGATTGACTCAAGTGGTTTTTGATCCGTCCACTGCCCCTGAAGCTCATGCAGCTGTGAATTCGGTGCGCTCGGAATATGTTTTGAAAGTGACGGGAACCGTGCGTCCTCGCCCGACAGGCCAGACCAATGCCGAATTTGCTACAGGAGCCATTGAAGTGCTAGCGACGGAGCTCACGATTTTGAATAAGGCTAAAACTCCCCCGTTTGAAATCGATCAAAATAAGGAAGTGAATGAAGAAACTCGTCTCAAATATCGTTATCTCGATTTGCGCAAGGAGCGTATGAAGAACAACCTTGTGTTCCGCCACAAATTCATCAAACGCCTGCGCGACCTCATGGATGAACGCGGTTTTTGTGAGGTGGAAACTCCCATGCTCATGAAAGGCACGCCGGAAGGATCCCGCGAATTTATTGTGCCCGCGCGCCTTTACCCTGGAACTTTTTATGTTTTGCCCCAATCTCCTCAACAGCTCAAGCAACTTTTAATGGTGTCAGGAATGGATCGCTATTTTCAAATTGCACGTTGTTTCCGCGATGAAGACAGTCGTGGAGATCGTCAACCCGAGTTCACCCAGATGGACTTGGAAATGTCTTTTGTGGAAGAGGAAGATGTGATTTCACTGAACGAAGCGGTTTTGACCCAGCTTTTGACCGAACTTGTTCCTGAGAAAAAAATAATGCAAAGCCCCTTTCCTCGCCTGACTTGGAAGGAGGCGATGAGTCGTTTTGGAACCGATAAACCTGATATGAGATTTGGCATGGAAATTGTGGATGTTTCTGATCTTGTGAAAGACTGCGGCTTCCAAGTGTTCACCGGTGCCCTTGCGAATGGCGGCGTGGTGAAGTGCCTTCGCGCTCCAAAAGGAGCTGAGTTCAGCCGCAAAATGATCGATGATTTGACCGAAATCGCCAAAGTTTATGGTGCGAAGGGCCTGGCCTACATCACTTTGGAAGAGGAAGGCATCAAAGGACCCATTACGAAATTTTTCAAGGAGGAAGAATTGGCTGCTCTCGTGGACCGCTGCGGGGCTCAAAAAGGAGACATCGTCTTCTTTGCAGCGGATGAATTTGAAATCGCGTGCAACGCCCTAGGCTATGTGCGTCTTGCCTGTGGAGATCATTTTCAACTGCGCGACCCCAACGTGCTCGCACTGCTTTGGGTGGTGGACTTCCCTCTTTTTGAGTACAGCAAAGAAGAGAACCGCCTTGCCTCTGCGCACCACCCCTTCACTTCGCCCAAGCTCGAAATGCTGGATATGCTCGATACCGATCCTAAAAATGTGCTCGCCAAAGCCTATGACATTGCCATGAATGGAAGTGAAATCGGCGGGGGCTCTATTCGTATCCACTCCCCTGAAGTTCAGAAAAAAATCTTTCAAGTGCTCGGCATTGAAGAAGTGGAAATTGAACGCCGATTCGGTCACTTGCTGGAAGCCTTTTCTTATGGAGCACCTCCCCACGGAGGCATCGCTTGGGGCCTGGATCGCATTCTGATGTTGCTTCGTGACGAACCCAATATTCGCGAAGTCATTTCCTTCCCCAAAGACTCTAAAGCCAAGGATCTGCGCACGGGAGCACCCTCTTCTTTACCAGAAGCAGCAGTGCGCGAAATGCACATTAAGATTCTTGAAAAATAG